A part of Ammospiza caudacuta isolate bAmmCau1 chromosome 7, bAmmCau1.pri, whole genome shotgun sequence genomic DNA contains:
- the ATG4C gene encoding cysteine protease ATG4C, whose amino-acid sequence MEATGTDEVEKIKSKFMSAWHNMKYSWVLKTKTYFSRNSPVFLLGKCYHFKSEDSGELSTDGSNFDKISAEISGNVEEFRKDFISRIWLTYREEFPQIQGSALTTDCGWGCTLRTGQMLLAQGLMLHFLGRAWVWPEALAMDSCDSESWPSSTVRKLTASLEASLTADRDPRLLARPPARRDCDGTERRNELYHRKIISWFGDSPLAAFGLHQLIEHGKKSGKMAGDWYGPAVVAHILRKAVEEARDPELQGVTVYVAQDCTVYSSDVIDRQCSLVDSGRAGTKAVIILVPVRLGGERTNTDYLEFVKGILSLEYCVGIIGGRPKQSYYFAGFQDDSLIYMDPHYCQSFVDVSIKDFPLESFHCPSPKKMSFKKMDPSCTIGFYCRTVQDFEKASEEITKMLKSSSKEKYPLFTFVKGHSRDYDFASSPLHEENDLFSEDEKKRLKRFSTEEFVLL is encoded by the exons ATGGAGGCCACGGGGACAGATGAAGTAGAAAAGATCAAATCAAAGTTTATGTCTGCATGGCACAACATGAAATACA GTTGGGTGTTGAAAACAAAAACTTACTTCAGTCGGAACTCCCCAGTTTTTCTGCTGGGAAAATGTTACCACTTCAAAAGTGAGG ACTCTGGGGAGCTCTCTACAGATGGGTCCAATTTTGACAAAATCAGCGCTGAGATTTCGGGGAACGTGGAGGAGTTCCGCAAGGATTTCATTTCCAGGATCTGGCTGACCTACAGGGAGGAGTTCCCTCAGatccagggctctgctctcaccacAGACTGTGGCTGGGGCTGCACGCTCAGGACGGGGCAGatgctgctggctcaggggcTGATGCTTCATTTCCTTGGGAGAG CCTGGGTGTGGCCAGAGGCGCTGGCCATGGACAGCTGTGACTCGGAGTCGTGGCCCAGCAGCACCGTCAGGAAGCTCACGGCCTCCCTGGAGGCGTCGCTCACGGCCGACAGGGACCCCAGGCTGCTGGCCCGGCCCCCTGCCCGCAGGGACTGCGATGGCACCGAGAGGAGGAACGAGCTTTATCACAGGAAAATCATCTCCTGGTTCGGGGACTCCCCCCTGGCAGCCTTTGGGCTGCACCAGCTGATAGAGCACGGCAAGAAATCCGGGAAGATGGCGGGGGACTGGTACGGGCCCGCCGTGGTGGCACACATACTGAG AAAAGCTGTTGAAGAAGCAAGAGACCCTGAGCTGCAAGGAGTAACAGTCTATGTTGCCCAGGATTGTACAG TCTACAGCTCGGATGTTATTGACAGGCAGTGCTCCTTGGTGGATTCTGGGAGAGCAGGCACCAAAGCTGTAATTATACTGGTTCCTGTGAGACTCGGTGGGGAGAGAACAAACACAGACTACCTGGAGTTTGTAAAG GGAATTTTGAGCCTGGAGTACTGTGTTGGCATCATTGGTGGCAGACCCAAGCAATCCTATTACTTTGCTGGATTCCAAG ATGACAGTTTGATTTACATGGATCCTCATTACTGCCAATCTTTTGTAGATGTCAGCATAAAGGATTTCCCTCTTGAG TCATTCCACTGTCCTTCTCCCAAAAAGATGTCCTTCAAAAAAATGGACCCGAGCTGCACCATAGGATTTTACTGCAGGACTGTGCAGGACTTTGAGAAGGCGTCTGAAGAAATCACCAAG ATGCTGAAATCTTCATCCAAGGAGAAATATCCCCTGTTTACTTTTGTCAAGGGTCATTCTAGAGACTATGACTTTGCTTCCAGTCCACTCCATGAAGAAAATGACCTTTTCTCTGAGGATgagaagaaaaggctgaagAGATTTAGCACAGAGGAGTTTGTCTTGCTTTAA